The Naumovozyma dairenensis CBS 421 chromosome 11, complete genome genome includes a window with the following:
- the RRN3 gene encoding rDNA-binding RNA polymerase I transcriptional factor (similar to Saccharomyces cerevisiae RRN3 (YKL125W); ancestral locus Anc_2.447), translated as MENFNILLDILSNNINRIDSTNGIMLIQNIINFEKWWELPSLTLSKYVFFIKILCSSVPKWWQDVSMILISNFTLSIKMTQCHHDMLKYFLRMIPSSMGFIDSYLTRFFPNKNDTSSKTVNYIANLLFLTEYCKELKFQIWSLLVERIISIDVELQNELDELDDEIEDDLEEEIENDIESDDDEEEGDDHMKSDSEEEDEEAASDNEDEDEDEDEDEEGEEYNIEATQGIKELSTKLDSILTLITEHISNALTPESLETGDGVALFNTLTTLFKTHVLPTYYTRSIQYIMFHISQQQLELMDSFLVTLIDIAFSPNEAAEKKIKSLQYLGSYIARAKKLSRTQIVFVASYLTSWLNRYVIEREEEVDQPGGMERFKQFYAAFQSLCYIFCFRHNLFRDCDGEWECELDKFFQRTIISKFNPLKYCNENVMLMFARIAQHEDVAYCFSIIENNNNERLRGIIGKVDTSKRDTSDFVKVGTVSSTWSLATRQQFIDLQSYFPYDPLFLRNYKRMMKEYYIEWSEASGDLESDESDD; from the coding sequence ATGGAAAATTTTAACATTCTATTAGATATTCTGTCGAACAATATTAATCGCATCGATTCTACGAATGGGATCATGttaattcaaaatattataaactTTGAGAAATGGTGGGAATTACCATCATTAACTCTAAGTAAATAtgtatttttcattaagaTTCTTTGTTCCAGTGTCCCCAAATGGTGGCAAGATGTTTCAATGAtcttaatttcaaattttacTTTATCTATCAAGATGACTCAATGTCATCATGATATGcttaaatatttcttaaGAATGATCCCTTCTTCAATGGGATTTATTGACTCTTATTTGACTAGGTTCTTCCCTAATAAGAATGATACCAGTTCAAAAACTGTCAATTATATTGCTaatcttttgtttttaacTGAATATTGTAAAGAACTGAAGTTTCAAATTTGGTCTTTACTTGtagaaagaattatttccattgatgtggaattacaaaatgaattagatgaattggatgatgaaattgaagacgatttagaagaagaaattgaaaatgatatcgaatcagatgatgatgaagaagaaggtgatgATCATATGAAGAGTGAcagtgaagaagaagacgaagaGGCAGCTtcagataatgaagatgaagatgaagatgaagacgaagatgaagaaggtgaagaatataatattgaagCAACACAAGGTATCAAAGAACTTTCGACTAAATTAGATTCGATACTCACACTGATAACGGAACATATTTCTAATGCATTAACTCCAGAAAGTCTGGAGACCGGTGATGGAGTAGCACTTTTCAACACATTAACAACGTTATTCAAGACCCATGTCTTACCTACATACTACACAAGATCCATCCAATATATCATGTTCCATATTTCTCAACAACAGTTAGAATTGATGGATTCATTTTTGGTGACTTTGATTGATATAGCATTTTCTCCCAATGAAGCAGcagagaaaaaaatcaagTCATTACAATACTTGGGATCATACATTGCTCGTgctaaaaaattatcaagaaCACAGATTGTATTTGTTGCCAGTTATCTAACATCGTGGTTAAATCGTTATGTCATTGAAAGAGAAGAGGAAGTGGATCAACCTGGTGGGATGGAAAGGtttaaacaattttatGCTGCATTCCAATCCTTATGTTATATATTCTGTTTTAGACATAATCTTTTCCGGGATTGCGATGGTGAATGGGAATGTGAATTAGACaaatttttccaaagaaCGATTATATCGAAATTTAATCCTTTGAAATATtgtaatgaaaatgttatGTTAATGTTTGCCAGAATTGCTCAACATGAGGATGTGGCATATTGTTTTAgtataattgaaaataataataatgaaagattAAGAGGGATAATTGGTAAAGTGGATACATCTAAGAGGGACACATCCGATTTTGTTAAGGTGGGGACTGTCTCATCCACGTGGTCTCTAGCAACGAGACaacaattcattgatttacaGAGTTATTTCCCATATgatccattatttttaaggaattataaaagaatgatgaaagaatattatattgaatgGAGTGAGGCCAGCGGGGATTTGGAGAGCGATGAATCAGATGATTAG
- the SSH4 gene encoding Ssh4p (similar to Saccharomyces cerevisiae SSH4 (YKL124W); ancestral locus Anc_2.448) — translation MVFLNSKDIDMPKQQTIMSEFLSATSQPASLNDIPSIPQPQPPPMDTEPVSLAFLISLSVTFAILMILLMLMAAYVTFCGSDEAEYDEESLRGGLHRPRRFDILFNKRHNGILLDSNFTSPGEFDDAFENQERVRTELSKMSQYEIELYKRSIEFQKHSEPHVDEFGTFMSANDLRFIKDRGIQSYYMLPSINDNVDEMGNFLPSFIIQDKLDMIFTKYNKSSSSVMNFPLPYNKKEAVYFEVKVFKHARNSNSIFSIGLITIPYPYFRQPGMAKYSIAYESTGKLRINNPFLASTLLPKLQEGDVVGFGYRYKSGTIFITHNGKKMMDVTQNVDIDLFVSIGAINASYTRSYTKDGLVEDSDNVELREALSEGRELELPHSLQRVRDPHDESDQIDSEEVELHVNLGQVGFVFIEANVKKYAFGSVYGDIGVPPAYNGEEAKADTILQKGAALPPMYPTTSNDFFTPVHPREESGHPIVESSEGMRENNNNRLRIPGIETYERISSRYDQENNLYENSTISEHDDRAIPVVTSTDQLVERSIDADNLPNDISSNSNGNEVPTGHTDHKKNRNKKLKKKKRKGSRR, via the coding sequence ATGGTGTTCCTAAATTCAAAGGATATCGATATGccaaaacaacaaacaataatGTCTGAGTTCCTGTCAGCAACATCACAACCTGCATCTTTAAATGACATACCTTCAATACCACAACCTCAGCCACCGCCTATGGATACAGAACCCGTCAGTTTAGCTTTTTTAATAAGTCTTTCTGTGACATTTGCgatattgatgattctCCTCATGTTGATGGCTGCATACGTAACATTCTGTGGTTCTGATGAAGCTGAATATGATGAGGAATCGTTGAGAGGAGGATTGCATCGACCTCGCAGGTTTGATATCCTGTTCAATAAGAGGCATAATGGGATTTTATTGGATTCAAATTTTACATCACCTGGGGAATTTGATGATGCTTTTgaaaatcaagaaagaGTACGAACAGAGTTGAGTAAGATGTCACAATATGAAATAGAACTTTATAAACGATCAATcgaatttcaaaaacattCTGAACCGCATGTGGATGAATTTGGTACCTTTATGAGCGCTAATGATCTAAGGTTTATTAAGGATCGTGGGATTCAAAGTTATTATATGTTGCCTAGTATTAACGATAATGTTGATGAAATGGGGAACTTCCTACCGAGTTTCATTATTCAAGATAAATTAGATATGATCTTTACTAAATACAACAAGAGTTCGTCATCTGTTATGAATTTCCCACTACCATATAATAAGAAGGAAGCTGTTTATTTTGAAGTTAAAGTGTTTAAACATGcaagaaattcaaatagTATATTCAGTATTGGATTAATTACTATCCCATATCCATATTTCAGACAACCTGGAATGGCTAAATACTCGATTGCATATGAATCTACGGGGAAGTTGAGAATAAATAATCCGTTCCTAGCAAGTACTCTTTTACctaaattacaagaagGTGATGTAGTTGGATTTGGATATAGATATAAATCAGGTACAATATTTATTACACACAACGGTAAAAAAATGATGGATGTGACTCAAAACGTTGATATCGATTTATTCGTTAGTATCGGTGCCATTAACGCATCATACACGAGATCATATACAAAAGATGGTTTAGTGGAAGATTCAGATAATGTTGAATTAAGAGAGGCCTTGTCTGAAGGAAGAGAACTTGAGTTACCGCACTCATTACAGCGAGTACGAGATCCACATGATGAGTCAGATCAAATAGATTCGGAAGAAGTGGAATTACATGTCAATTTGGGACAAGTTGGATTTGTATTTATAGAGGCCAATGTAAAGAAGTATGCATTTGGGAGTGTGTACGGTGATATTGGTGTTCCTCCTGCTTATAATGGAGAAGAGGCTAAAGCAGACACTATTTTACAAAAAGGCGCCGCTTTACCACCAATGTATCCTACCACTTCTAATGATTTCTTTACCCCTGTCCATCCACGGGAGGAATCAGGACATCCTATAGTGGAGTCTAGTGAAGGTATGcgagaaaataataacaatagaCTAAGGATACCTGGTATTGAAACGTATGAGAGGATATCATCTCGTTACGATCAGGAAAATAATCTTTATGAAAATAGTACCATCAGTGAACATGATGATAGAGCTATTCCTGTTGTAACGAGTACTGACCAATTGGTTGAACGAAGCATTGACGCTGACAATCTCCCGAATGACATATCTAGCAATAGCAACGGCAATGAAGTACCCACAGGTCACACAGATCATAAGAAGAATAGGAATAAGaagctgaagaagaaaaagaggaAAGGCTCAAGGAGATGA
- the SRP21 gene encoding signal recognition particle subunit SRP21 (similar to Saccharomyces cerevisiae SRP21 (YKL122C); ancestral locus Anc_2.449): protein MSVKPIDTFITSSVKLFEVNPSQTTFTISYRGPSDTDNNKKKTSVSFRSHNAHLGVSYKFNTNKSKDVSRLLNAIGPRGVSITPGKIEKNKMIINGKKIVVPKNSSKKKKLIQDIVGLGSLITNSDVKEYIPPVHTTNENTTANAANKKSEQKGKKNKNKNKKKR, encoded by the coding sequence ATGTCTGTTAAACCAATCGATACATTCATCACCAGTAGTGTGAAACTTTTCGAAGTGAATCCATCACAAACGACCTTCACTATCTCATACCGTGGACCTTCTGACAcggataataataagaagaagaccTCGGTCTCATTTAGGTCTCATAATGCTCATCTCGGAGTCAGTTATAAGTTCAATACGAATAAAAGTAAAGATGTTTCTAGATTACTGAATGCTATAGGGCCAAGGGGTGTGTCGATTACTCCAggtaaaattgaaaaaaataaaatgataATTAACGGTAAGAAAATCGTAGTGCCAAAGAACTCTagtaagaagaagaaattgatccAAGATATTGTCGGATTGGGCTCATTGATTACCAATTCTGACGtcaaagaatatattcCCCCAGTGCATACTACCAACGAAAATACTACTGCTAATGCTGCTAATAAAAAGTCTGAACAGAAAgggaagaaaaataaaaacaaaaacaagaaaaagcGTTAA
- the NDAI0K01360 gene encoding uncharacterized protein — translation MNFTYSSIEKQKLLSDLSRNKLAHCVKVGSRKGFDLRRMVGNANLLDTLLNNIEQFNEYQNHMLIIRRTLLCGLSPVTGSSNQKRSIY, via the coding sequence ATGAATTTTACATATTCCTCGATTGAGAAACAAAAACTTTTATCAGACCTgtcaagaaataaattgGCACATTGTGTTAAAGTTGGTTCAAGAAAGGGATTCGATCTTAGAAGAATGGTTGGAAATGCAAACTTATTAGATACCCTTctcaataatattgaacaatttaATGAATACCAAAATCATATGCTTATAATACGCAGAACTTTGCTTTGTGGATTATCACCAGTAACAGGATCTTCCAATCAAAAAAGAAGTATTTATTAg
- the NDAI0K01370 gene encoding serine/threonine-protein kinase (similar to Saccharomyces cerevisiae YPK1 (YKL126W) and YPK2 (YMR104C); ancestral locus Anc_2.446), whose amino-acid sequence MYSWKSKFKFGRSREEKQKQKESSVESSSSIPKSPSGDIISSRKETITKSNSTIAPDLKGPPSSQDGSGMKGPSSSSGSSIVNGPNNPQSQSQSSSSSEPVQDIPNDSTSSSGIMTIKVYNGDGFMLPFPITSNQQILTKLLSSGIAAPNSQSDINALLSQLSNLQLSSNGGNDNNMSMNTSDGINNKEDLLQSKNCSKFIPATIILPGSSNLNPLLYFTIEFDNTVATIEPEYGTMLKPVFNKISTFDTTRKLPFLKIDVFARIPSILLPSKPWQDEAGNNNPKLKEIFQKINSNQDIHLDSLNLPVNLKFNTSANIRLYNHQWISLENGQGKINISIDYKPAKNKHLSIDDFDLLKVIGKGSFGKVMQVRKKDTQKVYALKAIRKSYIVSKSEVTHTLAERTVLARINCPFIVPLKFSFQSPEKLYLVLAFINGGELFYHLQKEGRFDLSRARFYTAELLCALETLHKLDVIYRDLKPENILLDYQGHIALCDFGLCKLNMKDSDKTDTFCGTPEYLAPELLLGQGYSKVVDWWTLGVLLYEMLTGLPPYYDEDVPKMYKKILQNPLRFPDGFDEDAKDLLIGLLSRDPTRRLGYNGTDEIKNHPFFSQLSWHRLLMKGYIPPYKPPVINSMDTSNFDQEFTREKPVDSVVDEFLSESVQKQFGGWTYVGNEQLGSSR is encoded by the coding sequence atGTATTCATGGAAATCAAAATTCAAGTTTGGTAGATCAAGAGAAGAGAAACAGAAACAAAAGGAGTCCTCTGTTGAATCGTCTTCTTCTATTCCTAAATCTCCATCTGGTGATATAATCTCATCTAGAAAAGAGACGATTACAAAATCTAACTCGACGATAGCTCCTGACCTAAAGGGACCGCCATCTTCTCAAGACGGATCTGGTATGAAAGGtccatcatcttcatcaggATCTTCAATAGTCAACGGACCCAACAACCCTCAATCTCAATCACAGTCAAGTTCCAGTTCCGAACCAGTACAAGATATTCCTAATGACTCTACGTCTTCCTCGGGTATAATGACAATTAAAGTTTATAATGGTGACGGGTTCATGTTGCCATTCCCAATAACTTCGAATCAACAGATTTTAACAAAACTATTAAGTTCCGGTATTGCTGCACCAAATTCCCAATCGGATATTAATGCCCTGTTATCGCAATTATCAAACCTACAATTATCTTCTAATGGCGGCAACGATAACAATATGAGCATGAATACTAGCGATGGGATTAATAACAAAGAGGATTTATTACAAAGTAAGAATTGTTCTAAATTTATTCCAGCAACAATCATATTACCAGGTTCATCGAACTTGaatccattattatatttcactatagaatttgataataCGGTAGCTACTATCGAACCAGAATATGGTACTATGTTAAAACCAGTCTTCAATAAGATCTCTACTTTTGATACCACGAGAAAGTtaccatttttgaaaattgatGTATTCGCAAGAATCccatcaatattattaccatcTAAACCATGGCAAGATGAAgctggtaataataatccaaAACTGAAGGAGATTTTCCAAAAGATTAATTCTAATCAAGATATCCACTtagattcattaaatttgcCAGTAAATTTGAAGTTCAACACATCAGCAAATATAAGGCTTTACAACCATCAATGGAtttctttggaaaatgGTCAAGGTAAGATTAATATATCAATTGATTATAAACCAGCCAAGAATAAGCACTTAtcaattgatgattttgatctTTTAAAAGTTATTGGTAAAGGTTCATTTGGTAAAGTTATGCAAGTACGTAAAAAGGATACACAAAAAGTTTATGCTTTAAAGGCAATTAGGAAGTCATACATTGTTTCTAAATCAGAAGTCACGCATACATTAGCTGAAAGGACTGTTCTGGCCAGAATAAACTGCCCCTTTATTGTCCCattaaaattttcatttcaaTCTCCTGAGAAATTATACTTAGTCCTAGCTTTTATCAATGGTGGTGAATTGTTTTATCATTTGCAAAAAGAGGGAAGGTTTGATCTTTCAAGGGCAAGATTTTATACTGCCGAATTATTATGTGCCTTGGAAACACTACATAAACTAGATGTTATTTATCGTGATTTGAAACCGGAAAATATCTTATTGGATTATCAGGGACATATCGCTCTATGTGATTTTGGTCTTTGTAAATTAAATATGAAAGATTCTGATAAGACCGATACATTTTGTGGGACTCCTGAATATTTAGCTCCCGAATTATTGTTAGGACAAGGTTATTCGAAAGTGGTTGATTGGTGGACTCTCGGTGTCTTGTTGTATGAAATGTTGACTGGGTTACCACCTTattatgatgaagatgTACCCAAGATGTATAAGAAAATTCTACAAAATCCATTAAGATTCCCTGATggatttgatgaagatgcCAAAGATCTTTTAATAGGATTACTGAGCCGTGACCCAACAAGAAGGTTAGGATACAATGGTACGGATGAGATCAAGAACCATCCATTTTTCAGCCAGTTGTCTTGGCACCGTCTATTAATGAAAGGTTATATTCCACCATATAAACCTCCTGTGATAAATTCAATGGATACAAGTAACTTTGATCAAGAATTTACAAGAGAAAAGCCTGTGGACAGTGTCGTAGATGAATTCTTGAGTGAAAGTGTTCAAAAACAATTCGGTGGCTGGACATACGTTGGGAACGAACAACTAGGTAGTTCAAGATAa
- the DGR2 gene encoding Dgr2p (similar to Saccharomyces cerevisiae YKL121W and YMR102C; ancestral locus Anc_2.450), which yields MLNLGIPISKEQGRSLSSGDNSSRERPFSDEGSFYSNDESEYISENNNNQLAVSQGMNEGNLSNRRISLDRSGKQVDYSADIEPLKFRMRRTPDLQITSNQEQKQQSDLSTPVLAPGNAVTRKSIMLPPVEPNLHTISVSKPIFGSNNTTSSWNFNFIDKEQFEEYLKEPNYIKIYKRHEDINQFKRLFLAQELKITDPNANIINKNITNNNLLYTETNNTFLNKDQTGPSPSSSSFSSEPNGNANLDASDKAIWSTKFSHDGKFMATGSKDGILRIWKVINSPMERLELDCYQESNLTARSKSLRIRDKMEKESPLRHSMDAYINKKYPNMAVDESNESLNLYAPVFNPSPFKIFKEHTADILDMDWSKNGFILTSSMDKKAKLWHPNRETSLQTFSHPDFVTSVKFHPVDDRFFLTGCLDHKCRFWSILENSVVYEFNCYDLITSLTLSPGEGEFTIVGTFNGYIHILLTTGLKHVSTFHITEKHFQNSNNVNSFHDFKSLMNKKRGPRVTGFQCFYPPSSDSTAGSKIDKNLRILVSANDSRLRIFDLDQNKLLEVLKGYRSGLSQHNGQLLRWGNEHIVINSSNDHWFYAWRLKSSKLSEKGSVTTNNDKNKSSKNKNTKNNLKHSLIPRKISNFLSSHKDQPIKNSHYVAFHAHHEPVTTATIAPPETAKTLALSNDFICELSLQYMKNQQQELGKRSLKSESSTTNTTISSRKSSDLTSQCKNSIPRKPHSSSTTHESLPSVTSSRPTTATGVPNVVDIVGPILVTTDSEGNIRVFRTDLGRQVREKVLESLHLEKKRERESIHKPAIDSSLTLTNMNQPDVSSKCTSSNVIVAPSLNPLIKVISAGDSEPNLRPLTKDTATSNNSKGVRRASTGGSTRPNLLNINSTINGSMNSLNSSLRQRMPSISSSIGSESARSNLQRSNDLVAGNSVQFKCEVCEGRRFEPISNKLGQRENGYYCLDCGNILNNFR from the coding sequence ATGTTGAATCTAGGTATACCTATATCGAAGGAACAAGGAAGATCTCTTTCTAGCGGGGATAACAGTAGTCGAGAGCGTCCCTTTAGTGATGAGGGTTCATTTTATTCGAATGATGAATCAGAATATATTAGTGAGAACAACAATAACCAGTTGGCAGTATCGCAAGGAATGAATGAAGGGAATTTGTCAAATCGTAGGATTTCGCTTGATAGAAGTGGTAAACAGGTAGATTATTCAGCAGATATTGAACCCTTAAAATTTAGAATGAGAAGGACCCCGGATCTACAGATTACTTCAAACCAAGAGCAGAAACAACAATCAGATTTGAGTACCCCAGTTCTGGCACCTGGGAATGCTGTTACACGTAAATCTATTATGCTCCCACCGGTAGAGCCAAATCTACATACTATAAGCGTTAGTAAACCTATTTTCGGATCTAATAATACTACGTCCAGTTGGAACTTTAACTTTATTGATAAAGAACAGTTTGAAGAATATCTAAAAGAACCAAActatatcaaaatttataaaagacatgaagatattaatcagtttaaaagattatttttggcccaagaattgaaaataactGATCCAAATGctaatatcatcaataaaaatattaccaataataatctgTTATATACTGAAACAAACAACACGtttttaaataaagatCAGACGGGGCCATCACCATCCTCATCCTCTTTTTCATCTGAGCCTAATGGTAACGCTAACTTAGATGCATCAGATAAAGCAATTTGGTCGACGAAATTTAGCCATGATGGTAAATTTATGGCAACAGGAAGCAAGGATGGTATCCTTCGGATATGGAAGGTAATTAATTCCCCAATGGAAAGATTAGAGTTGGATTGTTATCAAGAATCGAATCTAACGGCAAGAAGTAAATCGTTAAGAATTAGAGATAAAATGGAGAAAGAATCGCCATTACGACACTCAATGGATGCATAtataaataagaaatatcCGAATATGGCTGTAGATGAATCTAATGAGTCATTAAACTTATATGCCCCTGTCTTTAATCCATCTCCATTTAAGATTTTCAAGGAACATACTGCTGACATACTGGATATGGATTGGTCAAAGAATGGTTTTATATTGACTAGCTCAATGGATAAAAAAGCAAAACTCTGGCATCCTAATAGGGAAACATCTTTACAAACCTTCTCTCATCCTGATTTCGTTACATCTGTTAAATTCCATCCAGTTGATGATCGGTTTTTCTTAACGGGTTGTTTGGATCATAAATGTAGATTTTGGtccattttggaaaattcaGTTGTCTATGAATTCAATTGTTATGATTTAATTACTTCTTTGACTTTATCACCGGGGGAAGGTGAATTCACAATCGTGGGTACATTTAATGGTTACATTCATATTTTATTGACAACTGGTTTGAAACATGTCTCAACATTTCATATTACTGAGAaacatttccaaaataGTAACAATGTTAATAGTTTTCACGATTTTAAGTCATTGATGAATAAGAAACGTGGGCCTCGTGTAACAGGTTTTCAATGTTTTTATCCTCCAAGTAGTGATAGTACTGCAGGCAGTAAAATTGACAAGAATTTGAGAATATTGGTCTCTGCAAATGATTCAAGGTTAAGAATATTTGACCTTGATCagaataaattattagaagtCTTGAAGGGATACCGTAGTGGTTTATCTCAGCATAATGGACAATTACTAAGGTGGGGCAATGAGCATATAGTTATTAACAGTAGTAATGATCATTGGTTTTATGCATGGCGgttaaaatcatcaaagTTATCTGAAAAAGGTTCGGTAACTACAAACAATGATAAGAACAAGAGTAGTAAAAATAAGAACACGAAAAATAATCTCAAGCACAGCCTTATACCCAGAAAGATAAGTAATTTTTTAAGTTCACACAAGGATCAACCAATAAAGAATTCACATTATGTCGCCTTTCATGCACATCATGAACCTGTAACTACAGCTACTATTGCACCGCCTGAAACAGCAAAGACATTGGCCTTATCGAATGATTTTATATGTGAACTTTCTCTCCAGtatatgaaaaatcaacaacaagagCTCGGGAAACGATCGTTAAAAAGTGAATCTTCAACTACCAACACTACAATATCAAGTAGAAAATCGTCTGATTTAACATCTCAATGCAAGAATTCTATACCAAGGAAACCTCATTCCTCCTCTACCACCCATGAAAGTTTACCTTCAGTTACAAGTAGCAGACCTACGACGGCGACAGGTGTACCGAACGTTGTTGATATAGTAGGTCCTATCCTAGTGACTACAGACTCAGAAGGTAATATACGTGTATTTAGGACTGACCTTGGACGACAGGTACGTGAAAAAGTATTAGAAAGTTTGCACCTAGAGAAAAagagagaaagagaaagtATTCACAAGCCTGCAATAGATAGTTCATTGACATTAACGAATATGAATCAACCAGATGTTTCTAGTAAATGTACATCGAGTAATGTAATTGTAGCACCTTCTCTCAATCCATTAATTAAAGTTATCTCTGCAGGTGATTCGGAGCCCAATCTAAGACCTTTGACTAAAGATACTGCGActagtaataatagtaaagGGGTAAGAAGAGCTAGCACTGGTGGGTCTACAAGGCCAAATTTGTTAAATATAAACTCCACAATCAATGGGTCAATGAATAGTTTAAATTCATCCCTCCGTCAACGAATGCCCAGTATTTCATCATCCATTGGATCCGAAAGTGCACGTAGCAATTTACAAAGATCAAATGATCTTGTCGCTGGCAATTCCGTACAATTTAAATGTGAAGTTTGCGAAGGGAGAAGATTTGAACCTATATCTAATAAACTTGGGCAAAGAGAAAATGGATATTATTGTCTTGATTGTGGAAACATATTAAATAACTTTAGgtga
- the NDAI0K01420 gene encoding uncharacterized protein: MQPSTEATKKDSSFEKRDNYIVKGLFWDPACVIA, from the coding sequence ATGCAACCATCTACTGAAGCTACCAAGAAAGATAGCTCCTTTGAAAAGAGGGACAACTATATTGTCAAAGGTTTATTTTGGGATCCAGCTTGTGTCATCGCTTAA